AAATTAAATCTTGAAGCATTTCAACATCATCTGGATCTACTACTTCTGGATTTATCTTTATTTCTGTTATTTCTTTTTTACCTGAAACAGTTGCACTTACTGCACCACCACCAACTGTTGCTGTAAATTCTTTGGTTTCAATTTCCTTTTGCATGTCTTCCATTTGTTTTTGGAATTTTTGTGCTTGCTTTATAAGGTTATTCATGTTTCCTCCACCCATTCCTGGGAATCCACCTTTTGCCATAATAAAAACCTCCTATATAAATTAAATTATTTTCAACCAATAAAATTAAAACTCTAAGGTTTTAACTCCGCATTTAATATTTTATCATTTCCTAAATCATTCATCAATAATATCAACAGTTTCTTCACCAAAAGTTTGCTTAATTATATCCTCAGGGCTTCCTGCTTCACTTTGACCCCCATCTTTTTCAAGTGAATATATAACTCTAACTCTCCCATGAAGCATATCTTGAAGCACTTCTTCAACCTTCCTATTATTTTGAGGCTTTTCAAGATGCTGCTTACTAAAATTATATTCTCTTGTAAATCTAACTTCAATAACACCGTCCTTACAGGA
The Clostridium felsineum DSM 794 DNA segment above includes these coding regions:
- a CDS encoding YbaB/EbfC family nucleoid-associated protein → MAKGGFPGMGGGNMNNLIKQAQKFQKQMEDMQKEIETKEFTATVGGGAVSATVSGKKEITEIKINPEVVDPDDVEMLQDLILSACNEALKKAEQETSGEMKKLTGGLNIPGF